TCGGGGATGGAGGCGCGGAGGAAGGGGCAGCGCCCCTTTCTTCGCTTCTCTCTGTCGAAGCCCGCACCAGTTCGCGGAAGCCGAGGCGCTGTCCGCGATAGTGAATGGCAATCGCGCCAGCTTCGTTCTCCCGCACCACCACGCGACTGCGACTCGGCGCCCAGTGCCGACTCTGCCGTTCCAGTTGCAGCAGACGATTGTTATAACGCACCACCCAGTCCTCACTCACCACACGTTCCTCCTCCAACCAAAACACCTCGTCCAGTTGCCGTACTGTCGGTCGCCGCCGATGATAGTCAGCCGGTTCCGTTGCCGCGCGCGCGAAGCGCCGGTTGTGCTCGGCAATGTAGTGCTCCTCCAGAAAGCGGTTGGCTTCCGCGTAGCTGGCGATCCCGCGCAGCCGCAGCTTCTTGATCAACCGGTCCTGATGCGTGCCGTGATTGCGCTCCACTCGTCCTTTGGCCTGCGGCGAGCTGGCGGCGATGATCCGAATCCCCAGCTTCTGGCACATGCGCCCGAACTGCGTCACCGGTACCGCGCCTTCCCGCTGTTCGCGTTCGGTCGCAGCCCGCACGTATACGTTCTTCCAGTCGGTGTAGAGCGCACGCGGCACGCCGTGCACCTCGATCCACCGCCGCAGCAACCGCGCCGCTGCCCAGATGGTCTCTTCTTCCGAGAACTGGCAGTGCATCGTGCTGCTGGCGTCATCCACCATGTGCATCAAGCAGCCTTCTCCGGCGCGCTCTTCCAGCCAGCGATGGAAACTGCCGTCTAACTGCACCAACTCGCCCCGATGCGCTTTGCGTTCTCGCCGCTGACGATACGGCTTGCGCTTCCGTCGCCGCTGCCACAGCCCGGCTTCCCGCATCCAGCGCCGCAGGCTCTCGGCATGGATCTTCAGCCCGTCGTCGCTCGCCAGGTGCTCTGCCGCCAGCGTCGCACCAAAATCGGCGTAGCGCTCCCGCACCC
This is a stretch of genomic DNA from Terriglobales bacterium. It encodes these proteins:
- a CDS encoding ISNCY family transposase; its protein translation is MARVKAGSLRLQEAAELLELSYRQAKRVWARYRGGGARALQHGNCGRRSNRAHAAEFRAAVLERVRERYADFGATLAAEHLASDDGLKIHAESLRRWMREAGLWQRRRKRKPYRQRRERKAHRGELVQLDGSFHRWLEERAGEGCLMHMVDDASSTMHCQFSEEETIWAAARLLRRWIEVHGVPRALYTDWKNVYVRAATEREQREGAVPVTQFGRMCQKLGIRIIAASSPQAKGRVERNHGTHQDRLIKKLRLRGIASYAEANRFLEEHYIAEHNRRFARAATEPADYHRRRPTVRQLDEVFWLEEERVVSEDWVVRYNNRLLQLERQSRHWAPSRSRVVVRENEAGAIAIHYRGQRLGFRELVRASTERSEERGAAPSSAPPSP